The following are encoded together in the Culex pipiens pallens isolate TS chromosome 1, TS_CPP_V2, whole genome shotgun sequence genome:
- the LOC120412406 gene encoding transmembrane protein 205: MCLHKMMLEHSAASRIGTSHQLFSERLVADEKLVMEQKSCCVAETTSATEEKQAVKEVVEAEEQVYQDALVGATQATRKLVESCKQLTSQFRRSTAYKILTRTTQPSHAITLVFVSFILLVLWPNIVGQPSTNASPAKPVAQRPSVFVSLAYFGSFAMHFGAQMWMTFVSGLALYFNLPRHTFGRVQEILFPKYFSMGAGLSAVTLITFIKLQQTAHPELTSASFHSWDPLLLLQLVSLALCAALELIVWLYLAPPMLRLMHQKYHFEASETVGQEVGHFAGAENAQLQRSLHFKSVHKRFRQIHMTTAMANMVALACTFVHLHFLASRVEML, encoded by the exons ATGTGTCTCCACAAGATGATGCTGGAACACAGTGCGGCCAGCCGGATAGGCACCAGCCATCAGCTGTTTAGTGAGCGTTTGGTCGCTGATGAGAAGCTGGTCATGGAGCAGAAGTCGTGCTGCGTGGCAGAAACGACGTCGGCGACGGAGGAGAAGCAAGCCGTGAAAGAAGTTGTTGAGGCAGAGGAGCAGGTCTACCAGGATGCCCTCGTGGGGGCAACCCAGGCCACCCGGAAGCTGGTGGAAAGCTGCAAGCAGTTGACGAGTCAGTTCCGGCGCAGTACTGCGTACAA AATCCTCACCCGCACCACGCAACCGTCGCATGCCATCACCCTGGTGTTTGTCTCCTTCATCCTGCTGGTACTCTGGCCGAACATAGTAGGCCAACCTTCAACCAATGCATCGCCGGCGAAACCCGTCGCCCAGCGACCCAGCGTCTTCGTATCGCTCGCCTACTTTGGTTCCTTCGCGATGCACTTCGGCGCCCAGATGTGGATGACCTTCGTGTCGGGCCTAGCCCTGTACTTTAACCTGCCCCGGCACACCTTCGGCCGCGTCCAGGAGATCCTCTTCCCCAAGTACTTCTCCATGGGCGCCGGCCTGTCCGCCGTCACCCTCATCACCTTCATCAAGCTGCAGCAAACGGCGCACCCGGAACTCACCAGCGCCTCCTTCCACAGCTGGGACCCCCTCCTGCTCCTCCAGCTCGTCTCCCTGGCCCTGTGCGCCGCCCTCGAGCTCATCGTATGGCTATACCTAGCCCCACCCATGCTACGCCTCATGCACCAAAAGTACCACTTCGAAGCCAGCGAAACCGTCGGCCAGGAGGTCGGCCATTTTGCCGGAGCGGAAAACGCCCAGCTCCAGCGCTCCCTGCACTTCAAGTCCGTGCACAAGCGCTTCCGGCAGATCCACATGACGACGGCGATGGCCAACATGGTCGCGCTGGCCTGCACCTTCGTTCACCTGCACTTTCTCGCGTCACGCGTCGAGATGTTGTAA